The window GCTGTGTGGGCTGCCTTCTCTCCAAGAGGGAAGTGAGGAAAGGCCTGAACCCAGCAACCCCTCTGAACCCTGTGTTCTGGAACAGAACTTGGAGAATgatgaggatggagcccaggccTCTCCAGAACCGGATGGGGGAGTCAGCACCAGGTCAGGGCCAGGTGGGGACCCACCCCATTCCCCAAGCCCCATGCCTCTGGTTTCTGTCCACAGGGACCTACCCAGGCCCCCACCCCACTACACTCAGCTCTGCCATATTCAGTCCTATAAAAATTTCCAGCCCCACTCCCCTCGTGGGGTTCCCTGCCCAGCTGGTCACCCTAAAGTTTGCATTCCCACCCACCCAACCCTACCAGGCTCTTTATCTAACAGGACCCCCCATCCTGATCTGGCCTCCACTTTCCTATAGGTCACAATTGCCTGGTTCTCATCCCATCTCCCTCTATCCCCCAGCCCCTGAATTCCTCCTTGTCCACATTCCCACTCAGGGCCCTCTATCTGGTAGAGGCCAGCCCTAGTTCCTTcctgcacacacagacacacacactccatcaggactcctgtcccaaagggactcccttccctgctctcttcccctgcccctcacctGCAGGGATTCTGGCCGAACATCCATGCGCAGCTCCCAGTGGTCCTTTAGCACCATCAGCAACAGCACCCAGCACTCCTATCGTTCCTGCTGCAGGTGAGACCCTGCTCACCTGAGCCCAGTCCCCTAGAGCCTGAAACCCCTGCCCCTGCCAGCCAGCCCTGGCTCCTCCCCCGCCCTTCACCTCTTTCACACCCATCCTGCTCTCCTACCTCCCAGCTGGACCAAACATCCTTTGATCCAGAAGAACCTCCGAGTAGTGCTGGcctccttcctgctcctgctgctggggATGGGTGAGTGCCCTGAGGGTgcccctgccttccctccctcctttcacaCAGGGTGCTTCCCTTTGGTACACTGAGCCTCCCGCATCCAAGCAGGCAGCTAGCCACCATCACCCCTCCCATGTTAAGAGTGAGGAACTGAGGCCTTGAGACAGGCAGAACCAAGCTCCTGGCAACCCAGACAGGAAATCACACACAGAGCTGGAAATGGAACCTGTAACAGCTACCATTTATCAGGTCTACTTAAAGGCAGGTTTACTTCCCACCTTtcagaggtcacacagcaagagaGAGGCAGAGCCCAGAACTTTGTGTAGGGAAAGGTGCTTGGGTGTATGGGTGACTCTGTGGCCAGAGATGCTGAGTGTCTGCCAGCCTGATCCAGAGCTGTCACTCCCCCTTCTCTGAAGTCTGAGAGATGATCAGGACTTCTCTCCACCCCCATTGctcagaaggggaaactgaggcccagagcaggcAGATCTCACAGCCAAATGTTTCTGAATCTCAGGCTCCTCATTCTATGGTACTGAGGAGGCAGGGTCCCCAGAAAGGATCCAGCATTGGGGTCACAAGGAGGGTGGCAGTCACCCTGAttgatcctcctccctcctttttccAGGAAGGTCAAAGCCCCCACCAACCTGGTCCCCTGGCCAGAAAGCCTGGCCCAACTCCAGGTGTTTGAGTGCAGGGGAGGGAACTGCTACTTCCCATCGACACTGTGTGCTGTGCACTGGTGGCACTGGCCATTGGCTCGCTTGCTCACTCTCTCGCTCCACAACCTAGCAAAGCAAGCATTATTACCATCCCAGCATTGGAAATAAGGATACAGGCTCAGGCAGGTTGCAGCTGGGAAGTTGATgagctgggatttaaacccaCATCTGTGACTGCCAGGCCACGGGGCCACCAGCAACCCACAGAGGGCCCtggaagaaattagaaaaagatggCTCCTCTGAGAGGGCAGAGCCTACAGCAGTTAAGCCAGGGTGCAGAGAGTGAGTTCGGACTAGTTTTCGAGGTTCTCTGTGCAGGGCACAAAGCAGGCAACAGTCCACGGTGACCCTTCAAGCTCCCAGGCTGTACCACCTCTCTTGCTGTACCCCATCCTCCTGTCAATCCTCTAAGTGGGAACTGAGTACTCTGGGTCTGAAAAGTGGATCTAGTCATGACCTCGCCACCTTCCCCACATGCACCATCTCCCATCAGAGGCCATATCCTGGGGCTGAAGGCCCTATTATTCCTGCTGCCTGCACTCTTCCTGTCCAGTCTTGCAAAATACTGGAAGCCTTAGAAAGCCCCCAAGTTCCCTCCAAACTCTGAACCTTTGCTGTGCTGTTCCCTCTGTCTGGAATTCTCTCTCTGCCTAATTAATACCCACAGTAAAGCCTGTAGAGTCAGccagcctccacctcccaacTGCTGCCAGGGCAAGTGACttcccttctctgtgcctcagtttcatcTTATACCTGTCTCATTTGGTCAAGGTGACAGTTAAATAAGGCAATGCATGTAACACACTTAGCCCAGTAGCTGGCAGAGCCTGGTGACCATTAAGTAGTAACTGTGATTGCTATTGCTTCTGCCACCCCGCTCAGCTTAGATCAGCTTCCCTGCCTTCAGGAAGGCTCTCCCTGGTGTCCCTGGCTGACTCTAGCAGCTCCTCTAGACTCCCACACTGCCCTGTTCTTCCCCCACCATATCCTGATCAGCTGGGTTATAGCTTTCAGGTGCTTTGGTCCCTTAACTAAGGAAAGGCCATGAGGGCAGAGACCTTATCTACCTTTCACCTTGGAATTCCCTGAACCAGGCACGCAGGAGGTGTCCCTTAAGTGTTAGCTGAATGACTGACAGGTCACACCAAGGAGGAGACAAAGCCTCTCATTTCACAGACATTCCCCAGAGCCTACCAAGTGCCCTGCTCTTAAGACAGAGCTTGGTGACCTTCCTGGGGAGGGTCTCCACCTAGGGGCGTCCGCTCAGGCAGGGGACCATTCCTCAGGCCTGAGCCTGCATGTGGGGCGGGGGTGGGAGTCCTTGCCCTCACCCCGGCGGCCCCATCTGTGTGCAGTGCTGATCCTGGTCGGCGTGGGACTGGAGGCGGCCCCCTCGCCAGGTGAgcgccccctcccaccccacggGAGCCGCCCCGGCCTTGCGCCCGTGGGTCCTTGGGAGCCCTTGGCGGTCCCAGCAGGAGCTGACCCCTTTCCGGCAGCGTGAGGGCCCTCTCCCTGAGCCCGCCCGCCTCCCTCCGCAGGTGTCTCCAGCGCCATCTTCTTCGTGCCGGGCTTCCTGCTGCTGGTCCCAGGAGGTGCG of the Sciurus carolinensis chromosome 11, mSciCar1.2, whole genome shotgun sequence genome contains:
- the Tmem134 gene encoding transmembrane protein 134 isoform X4, whose amino-acid sequence is MSAARPQFSIDDAFELSLEDTGPGPESSGVARFGPLHFERRARFEVADEDKQSRLRYQNLENDEDGAQASPEPDGGVSTRDSGRTSMRSSQWSFSTISNSTQHSYRSCCSWTKHPLIQKNLRVVLASFLLLLLGMGVSSAIFFVPGFLLLVPGGPPGLPVLLPALL
- the Tmem134 gene encoding transmembrane protein 134 isoform X3; the protein is MSAARPQFSIDDAFELSLEDTGPGPESSGVARFGPLHFERRARFEVADEDKQSRLRYQNLENDEDGAQASPEPDGGVSTRDSGRTSMRSSQWSFSTISNSTQHSYRSCCSWTKHPLIQKNLRVVLASFLLLLLGMGVSSAIFFVPGFLLLVPGVYHVIFIYCAVKGHRGFQFFYLPYFEK
- the Tmem134 gene encoding transmembrane protein 134 isoform X2, with amino-acid sequence MSAARPQFSIDDAFELSLEDTGPGPESSGVARFGPLHFERRARFEVADEDKQSRLRYQNLENDEDGAQASPEPDGGVSTRDSGRTSMRSSQWSFSTISNSTQHSYRSCCSWTKHPLIQKNLRVVLASFLLLLLGMVLILVGVGLEAAPSPGVSSAIFFVPGFLLLVPGGPPGLPVLLPALL
- the Tmem134 gene encoding transmembrane protein 134 isoform X1, with protein sequence MSAARPQFSIDDAFELSLEDTGPGPESSGVARFGPLHFERRARFEVADEDKQSRLRYQNLENDEDGAQASPEPDGGVSTRDSGRTSMRSSQWSFSTISNSTQHSYRSCCSWTKHPLIQKNLRVVLASFLLLLLGMVLILVGVGLEAAPSPGVSSAIFFVPGFLLLVPGVYHVIFIYCAVKGHRGFQFFYLPYFEK